One region of Deferrivibrio essentukiensis genomic DNA includes:
- the argB gene encoding acetylglutamate kinase, with product MEKLIEKASVLVESLPYIKKFYGKTIVIKYGGHAMVDEELKSSFAKDIVLLKYIGISPVIVHGGGPQIGEMLKKLNIQSTFVSGMRVTDKETMNIVEMVLAGKVNKDIVNLINKNGGKGIGLSGKDGELIKAKKLVINEENELVKTPEIIDLGHVGEVESVNTKVIDTIKDEFIPIIAPVGIGDDFEPYNINADLVAGAVASALKAEKLILLTDVRGILDKDKHLLSSLDKEKIRIMKKDGTIQGGMIPKVDCALSALENGVNKAHIIDGRIKHSVLLEIFTDTGIGTQITL from the coding sequence ATGGAAAAATTAATTGAAAAAGCTTCTGTTTTGGTTGAGTCCCTCCCATATATAAAAAAATTTTATGGGAAAACCATCGTCATCAAATATGGCGGCCACGCAATGGTGGATGAAGAGCTTAAAAGTAGTTTCGCTAAAGATATAGTATTGTTAAAATACATAGGTATTAGCCCCGTAATTGTTCATGGCGGAGGCCCCCAGATAGGGGAAATGCTAAAAAAATTAAATATACAGAGCACATTTGTGTCAGGGATGCGTGTAACTGACAAAGAAACAATGAATATAGTTGAAATGGTATTAGCCGGAAAAGTAAATAAAGACATTGTAAATTTAATCAACAAAAATGGCGGCAAAGGGATAGGGCTTTCCGGAAAAGACGGCGAGCTGATTAAGGCAAAAAAGTTGGTTATAAATGAAGAGAATGAACTTGTAAAAACTCCTGAAATAATTGACCTTGGACATGTAGGTGAAGTAGAAAGTGTCAATACCAAAGTTATAGATACCATCAAAGATGAATTTATCCCTATAATAGCTCCTGTTGGGATTGGGGATGACTTCGAACCTTACAATATCAACGCAGACCTTGTGGCCGGTGCAGTTGCATCTGCATTAAAAGCCGAAAAACTAATTCTCTTAACCGATGTGCGCGGAATTTTGGATAAAGATAAACACTTACTCTCCTCCCTTGATAAAGAAAAGATACGCATCATGAAGAAAGATGGAACCATTCAAGGGGGTATGATTCCAAAAGTAGATTGTGCTCTAAGTGCACTTGAAAACGGTGTAAATAAAGCTCACATTATCGATGGGAGGATAAAGCACTCCGTTTTACTTGAAATTTTTACGGATACTGGAATAGGGACTCAAATCACGTTATGA